A single region of the Hypanus sabinus isolate sHypSab1 chromosome 21, sHypSab1.hap1, whole genome shotgun sequence genome encodes:
- the lrrc18a gene encoding leucine-rich repeat-containing protein 18: protein MPKKKGAQGKKITLKMAKKSMKITVDGKRRLDLSNMGIATFPKCILKLTDIEEIDLSRNMIKKIPDYINKFPRLRYLDFHTNKIERIPENIGQLELLYYLDLSNNKLTTDGLPLELTQLKNLRVLNLGLNSVEMIPTTIGTLKELKELGLFDNQITYMPEKITKLPKLKKLNVMRNPFTTPQVPEEPIDPIDRIGDIYLARKNMICRPCLKKLQRERDKWNKLKQLTELEEEPDFSGLITPNSVAKQNEVLWRITE from the coding sequence ATGCCAAAAAAGAAAGGTGCGCAGGGGAAAAAAATTACTCTGAAAATGGCAAAAAAATCCATGAAGATCACCGTGGATGGAAAACGGCGCTTGGACCTCAGCAACATGGGCATTGCCACCTTCCCCAAGTGCATCCTGAAACTGACCGACATTGAAGAAATCGACCTCAGCAGAAACATGATCAAAAAAATTCCAGACTACATCAATAAATTTCCAAGGCTGCGGTACCTTGATTTTCACACAAATAAGATAGAGAGAATACCGGAAAATATCGGCCAGTTGGAATTACTTTACTACCTAGACCTGTCCAATAACAAGCTCACCACTGATGGCTTGCCTTTAGAGCTCACTCAGTTAAAAAATCTACGAGTCCTGAACCTTGGGCTGAACTCGGTGGAAATGATTCCGACCACCATTGGCACGCTGAAAGAACTAAAGGAGTTAGGGCTGTTCGACAACCAGATCACCTACATGCCGGAGAAAATCACCAAGCTGCCAAAACTGAAGAAGCTGAACGTGATGCGCAATCCCTTCACCACACCACAGGTACCTGAAGAGCCGATAGACCCTATTGATCGGATTGGGGATATTTACCTGGCCAGGAAAAACATGATATGTCGCCCCTGCCTTAAGAAGCTACAGCGAGAGAGGGACAaatggaacaagctgaaacagcTTACCGAGCTGGAGGaggagcctgacttcagtggtctcATTACACCCAACTCTGTCGCCAAACAAAATGAGGTCTTGTGGAGAATTACTGAATAA